Proteins found in one Falsirhodobacter algicola genomic segment:
- a CDS encoding M3 family oligoendopeptidase, translated as MTLPLPRPVFDANASGKGFGKLPEWDLTDLYPAPDAPEVQRDMDWLHDTCAAFAERYQGKLATLDAAGLLDCVRLYEEIDITAGRLMSYAGLRYYQNTMDSERAKFMADAQDRITTFTTPLVFFTLEFNRLEDAHLDALLAADADLARYAPIFARMRAMRPHQLSDELETFLHDQSTVGAAAWNRLFDETTAGMTFEVDGEELNLEATLNLLTDADRARREAAARALAAVFDKNVKLFARIHNTLAKEKEVEDRWRKMPSPQAARHLSNHVEPEVVEALRDAVVAAYPKLSHRYYRLKAKWLGLDRLQVWDRNAPLPTETPRVIDWDEACTTVREAYAAFDPRMADLAQPFFDKGWIDAGVKPGKAPGAFAHPTVSTVHPYVMLNYLGKPRDVMTLAHELGHGVHQRLAAGQGELLSATPLTLAETASVFGEMLTFRKLLDGARTKEERKTLLAGKVEDMINTVVRQIAFYDFECKLHAARAEGELTPDDINALWMSVQAESLGDVFDFMDGYETFWSYVPHFVHSPFYVYAYAFGDGLVNALYAVYAEGGADFQDKYFEMLKAGGSKHHKELLAPFGLDASDPAFWDKGLAMIAGFIDELEAMED; from the coding sequence ATGACCCTTCCCCTGCCCCGCCCCGTCTTTGACGCCAATGCCAGCGGCAAGGGCTTCGGCAAACTGCCCGAATGGGATCTGACGGACCTCTATCCCGCGCCGGATGCGCCGGAGGTGCAGCGGGACATGGATTGGCTGCACGACACCTGCGCCGCCTTCGCCGAGCGGTATCAAGGCAAGCTTGCCACGCTGGACGCGGCGGGCCTCTTGGACTGCGTGCGGCTTTATGAAGAGATCGACATCACCGCCGGGCGGCTGATGTCCTATGCCGGGCTGCGCTACTATCAGAATACCATGGACAGCGAACGCGCCAAGTTCATGGCCGACGCGCAGGACCGCATCACCACCTTCACGACGCCCCTCGTCTTCTTCACGCTGGAATTCAACCGGCTGGAGGATGCGCATCTGGACGCGCTGCTGGCCGCCGATGCCGACCTTGCCCGCTATGCCCCGATCTTCGCGCGGATGCGCGCCATGCGCCCCCACCAGCTTTCGGACGAGCTGGAGACCTTCCTGCACGATCAGTCCACCGTGGGCGCGGCCGCATGGAACCGCCTGTTCGACGAGACGACGGCCGGAATGACCTTCGAGGTGGACGGCGAGGAGCTGAACCTCGAAGCAACGCTGAACCTTCTGACCGATGCCGACCGCGCCCGCCGCGAGGCCGCTGCACGGGCACTCGCCGCCGTGTTCGACAAGAACGTGAAGCTGTTCGCGCGCATCCACAACACCCTCGCCAAGGAGAAGGAGGTCGAGGACCGCTGGCGCAAGATGCCGTCGCCGCAGGCCGCGCGCCACCTGTCCAACCATGTGGAGCCGGAGGTGGTCGAGGCGCTGCGCGATGCCGTGGTCGCGGCCTATCCCAAGCTGTCGCACCGCTATTACCGGCTGAAGGCGAAATGGCTCGGCCTCGATCGCCTTCAGGTCTGGGACCGCAACGCCCCGCTGCCGACCGAGACGCCGCGCGTCATCGACTGGGACGAAGCCTGCACCACCGTGCGCGAGGCCTATGCCGCCTTCGATCCGCGCATGGCCGATCTGGCGCAGCCCTTCTTCGACAAGGGCTGGATCGATGCCGGGGTGAAACCGGGCAAGGCGCCGGGGGCCTTCGCGCATCCCACCGTCTCCACGGTGCATCCTTATGTGATGCTCAACTACCTCGGCAAACCGCGCGATGTGATGACGCTGGCGCATGAGCTGGGCCACGGGGTGCACCAGCGCCTCGCCGCCGGTCAGGGGGAGCTGTTGTCCGCAACGCCCCTGACGCTGGCCGAAACCGCGTCCGTCTTCGGCGAGATGCTGACCTTCCGCAAGCTGCTGGACGGTGCCCGCACCAAGGAGGAGCGCAAGACCCTTCTGGCCGGCAAGGTGGAGGATATGATCAACACCGTCGTCCGCCAGATCGCGTTCTACGATTTCGAATGCAAGCTGCACGCCGCCCGCGCCGAGGGCGAACTGACGCCCGACGACATCAACGCGCTGTGGATGTCGGTGCAGGCCGAAAGCCTTGGCGATGTCTTCGACTTCATGGACGGCTACGAGACGTTCTGGTCCTATGTGCCGCATTTCGTGCACTCGCCGTTCTACGTCTATGCCTACGCCTTCGGCGACGGGCTCGTGAACGCGCTCTATGCCGTCTATGCCGAAGGCGGGGCCGATTTCCAGGACAAGTATTTCGAGATGCTGAAGGCGGGCGGATCGAAGCATCACAAGGAGCTTCTGGCGCCGTTCGGCCTCGATGCCTCGGACCCGGCCTTCTGGGACAAGGGCCTTGCGATGATCGCAGGCTTCATCGACGAGCTGGAGGCGATGGAAGACTGA
- a CDS encoding ATP-dependent DNA ligase, which translates to MIRFLALFDALDRTTKTTAKVAALADYFREAPEPDRVWTIALLSGRRPKRAVNSTELRLWAAEAAGIPLWLFEEAYPVVGDLAETISLVLPPATRPEDRPLSDWIGDLVALTGRPAEMRQAAILDAWDRLTGGERFLFNKLITGGFRMGVSQGLMVRALARATGHEETDLAHRLMGDWRPQDTTWDALILSDDPAAAGARPYPFALASPLDDPEALGDPAEWQAEWKWDGIRGQIIRRAGAFALWSRGEELITDRFPEFAPLADLLPEGTVIDGEVLAWDGAAPLPFARLQKRIGRLNVTRALLREAPAHLLAYDLLEEGGTDLRARPLSERRARLRALLAALPADAPIGPSPVIEAADWPALAAIRATARERQAEGLMLKRLSSAYHVGRKRGDWWKWKLDPFTVDCVMLYAQSGSGRRANLFTDFTFAVRDGDQLVPFTKAYSGLTDAEFNEITRWVRRNTLEKFGPVRRVPPELVFEIAFEGIQASARHKSGIALRFPRMVRWRRDKPAEEIDALDGLRDLLNAQS; encoded by the coding sequence ATGATCCGCTTCCTCGCGCTGTTCGACGCCTTGGACCGCACGACGAAGACGACCGCGAAGGTCGCCGCCCTTGCCGACTATTTCCGCGAGGCGCCCGAACCCGACCGCGTCTGGACCATCGCGCTGCTGTCCGGCCGCCGCCCCAAACGCGCCGTCAATTCGACCGAATTGCGCCTTTGGGCCGCCGAGGCGGCGGGCATCCCCCTCTGGCTGTTCGAAGAGGCCTATCCCGTGGTGGGCGATCTGGCAGAGACGATTTCGCTGGTTCTGCCCCCCGCCACCCGCCCCGAGGATCGCCCCCTGTCGGATTGGATCGGCGATCTCGTCGCGCTGACCGGCCGCCCGGCCGAGATGCGGCAGGCCGCGATCCTCGATGCGTGGGACCGTCTGACGGGCGGGGAGAGGTTCCTCTTCAACAAGCTGATCACCGGCGGCTTTCGCATGGGGGTCAGCCAAGGGCTGATGGTGCGCGCCCTTGCCCGCGCGACGGGCCACGAGGAAACCGACCTCGCCCACCGCCTGATGGGCGATTGGCGTCCGCAGGATACGACATGGGACGCGCTGATCCTGTCCGACGATCCGGCGGCGGCGGGGGCGCGGCCCTATCCCTTCGCGCTGGCCTCGCCCTTGGATGATCCCGAGGCGCTGGGCGATCCGGCGGAATGGCAGGCCGAGTGGAAATGGGACGGCATCCGCGGGCAGATCATCCGCCGCGCGGGGGCCTTCGCCCTTTGGTCGCGCGGCGAGGAGTTGATCACCGACCGCTTTCCCGAATTCGCCCCTCTGGCCGATCTCTTGCCCGAAGGCACCGTGATCGACGGCGAGGTTCTGGCATGGGACGGCGCGGCCCCCCTGCCCTTTGCCCGCCTGCAAAAGCGGATCGGGCGGCTGAACGTGACCCGCGCGCTGCTGCGCGAGGCGCCGGCCCATCTTCTGGCCTATGACCTCTTGGAGGAGGGCGGCACCGATCTGCGCGCCCGCCCCCTGTCGGAACGCCGGGCGCGGCTTCGGGCGCTGCTGGCGGCGCTGCCGGCGGATGCGCCGATCGGCCCCTCGCCGGTGATCGAGGCGGCCGATTGGCCCGCCCTCGCCGCGATCCGCGCCACCGCCCGCGAACGGCAGGCCGAGGGGCTGATGCTCAAACGCCTCTCCTCGGCCTATCATGTCGGGCGCAAACGGGGGGACTGGTGGAAGTGGAAGCTCGACCCGTTCACGGTGGATTGCGTGATGCTCTATGCCCAGTCGGGCAGCGGGCGGCGCGCCAACCTGTTCACCGATTTCACCTTTGCCGTGCGCGACGGCGATCAACTCGTGCCCTTCACCAAGGCCTATTCCGGCCTGACGGATGCCGAGTTCAACGAGATCACCCGCTGGGTCCGCCGCAACACGCTGGAGAAGTTCGGCCCCGTGCGGCGCGTTCCCCCCGAACTCGTGTTCGAGATCGCTTTCGAGGGGATCCAAGCCTCGGCCCGGCACAAATCGGGCATCGCCCTGCGCTTTCCGCGCATGGTGCGCTGGCGCCGCGACAAGCCCGCCGAGGAGATCGACGCGCTGGACGGCCTACGGGACCTGCTGAACGCACAATCGTGA
- a CDS encoding ligase-associated DNA damage response exonuclease has translation MTEPVLTFTDRGIYCPAGDFFVDPWRPVERALITHGHSDHARGGHGRYLATDVALPVMRHRLGAIRAESVRFGEVRRIGEADVSFHPAGHLPGSAQIRIAVGGEVWVVSGDYKTEPDGLCEPFEPVPCHAFISECTFGLPVFNWRPQPEVMADVNRWWAANAAEGRVSILGAYSLGKAQRILANVDPAIGPILTHGAVEATNRVLRAQGIRLPDTHWAGPDVTGASHPGALVIAPPSALNTPWAARFKGASQAFASGWMALRGVRRRRGLAQGFVLSDHADWNGLNAAIRATGAERIFVTHGYTQVFRRWLADQGYDAGIVETQYEGDDAEQDADVELLE, from the coding sequence ATGACAGAGCCGGTCCTGACCTTCACCGATCGCGGCATCTACTGCCCTGCCGGCGATTTCTTCGTCGATCCGTGGCGCCCGGTCGAACGGGCGCTGATCACCCATGGCCATTCCGACCATGCGCGCGGCGGGCATGGGCGCTATCTGGCGACCGATGTCGCGCTGCCGGTGATGCGCCACAGGCTGGGCGCGATCCGCGCCGAAAGCGTGCGCTTCGGCGAGGTGCGGCGGATCGGCGAGGCCGATGTCAGCTTTCATCCGGCGGGGCATCTGCCCGGTTCGGCGCAGATCCGCATCGCCGTCGGCGGCGAGGTCTGGGTGGTGTCGGGCGACTACAAGACCGAACCCGACGGCCTGTGCGAACCGTTCGAGCCGGTGCCCTGCCACGCCTTCATCAGCGAATGCACCTTCGGGCTTCCGGTGTTCAACTGGCGCCCGCAGCCGGAGGTGATGGCGGACGTGAACCGCTGGTGGGCCGCCAATGCCGCCGAGGGACGGGTGTCGATCCTTGGCGCCTATTCCTTGGGCAAGGCGCAAAGAATTTTGGCGAATGTAGATCCGGCGATCGGCCCGATCCTGACCCATGGCGCGGTGGAGGCGACGAATCGCGTGCTGCGGGCCCAAGGCATCCGCCTGCCGGACACCCATTGGGCCGGGCCGGATGTCACGGGGGCAAGCCATCCCGGCGCGCTGGTGATCGCGCCGCCTTCGGCGCTGAACACGCCATGGGCGGCGCGGTTCAAGGGGGCGTCGCAGGCCTTCGCCTCGGGGTGGATGGCGCTGCGCGGCGTGCGGCGGCGGCGCGGCCTTGCGCAGGGGTTCGTGCTGTCGGACCATGCCGACTGGAACGGCCTGAACGCGGCCATCCGCGCCACGGGGGCCGAGCGGATCTTCGTCACCCATGGCTACACGCAGGTGTTCCGCCGCTGGCTGGCCGATCAGGGCTATGACGCCGGCATCGTGGAGACGCAGTACGAAGGCGACGATGCCGAACAGGATGCCGATGTGGAGCTTTTGGAATGA
- a CDS encoding circularly permuted type 2 ATP-grasp protein produces the protein MFEGDDVRPPYARLQDWTKGMPDGLRHMKQAEAEALFRRIGITFAVYGEGGDPDRLIPFDMFPRVFTAGEWQRLDRGIKQRARALNAFLVDIYGRGEIVRAGRIPGHLVYRNAAFEKAVVGVVPPKGVYSHIVGIDLVRTGPDDFFVLEDNCRTPSGVSYMLENREIMMRMFPDLFRENRIEPVDSYPALLRRTLASVAPMKCRGEPTIVLLTPGHFNSAYYEHSFLADMMGVELVEGQDLFVEGEYVWMRTTEGPKRVDVIYRRIDDAFIDPLCFRPDSMLGVPGLMDVYRSGGVNICSCPGAGVADDKAVYTYVPEMVRFYLGEEPILKNVPTWQCARPDELSYVLEHLDELVVKEVHGSGGYGMLVGPKASKGQIEAFRGRIISNPGNYIAQPTLALSTTPTFVEEGVAPRHVDLRPYCLVGDRVELVPGGLTRVALTEGSLVVNSSQGGGVKDTWVLAE, from the coding sequence ATGTTCGAGGGCGACGACGTGCGCCCCCCCTATGCCCGGCTTCAGGACTGGACAAAGGGGATGCCCGACGGGCTGCGCCACATGAAACAGGCCGAAGCGGAGGCCCTGTTCCGGCGCATCGGCATCACCTTCGCCGTCTATGGCGAGGGGGGCGATCCGGACCGGCTGATCCCGTTCGACATGTTCCCCCGCGTCTTCACCGCCGGTGAATGGCAGCGGCTGGACCGCGGGATCAAGCAGCGGGCGCGGGCGCTGAACGCCTTCCTCGTGGACATCTATGGCCGGGGCGAGATCGTGCGCGCCGGGCGGATTCCGGGCCATCTCGTCTATCGCAACGCCGCGTTCGAAAAGGCGGTGGTGGGCGTGGTGCCGCCCAAGGGCGTCTATTCCCATATCGTCGGCATCGATCTGGTGCGCACCGGCCCCGACGATTTCTTCGTCCTAGAGGACAACTGCCGCACCCCCTCCGGTGTCAGCTACATGCTGGAGAACCGGGAGATCATGATGCGCATGTTCCCCGACCTCTTCCGCGAGAACCGGATCGAGCCGGTGGACAGCTATCCCGCGCTGCTGCGCCGCACCCTCGCCTCGGTCGCGCCGATGAAATGCCGGGGGGAGCCGACGATCGTCCTGCTGACGCCGGGGCATTTCAACTCCGCCTATTACGAGCACAGCTTCCTTGCCGACATGATGGGCGTGGAACTGGTGGAAGGGCAGGATCTGTTCGTGGAGGGCGAATATGTCTGGATGCGCACCACCGAAGGGCCAAAGCGCGTCGATGTCATCTATCGCCGGATCGACGATGCCTTCATCGACCCGCTCTGCTTCCGGCCCGACAGCATGCTGGGCGTGCCGGGGCTGATGGACGTATACCGTTCGGGCGGGGTGAACATCTGCTCCTGTCCGGGGGCGGGGGTGGCCGACGACAAGGCGGTCTATACCTATGTGCCGGAAATGGTGCGCTTCTATCTGGGAGAGGAGCCGATCCTGAAGAACGTGCCCACATGGCAATGCGCCCGCCCCGACGAGCTGTCCTATGTGCTGGAACATCTGGACGAATTGGTGGTGAAGGAAGTCCACGGCTCGGGCGGGTATGGGATGCTGGTTGGCCCCAAGGCCAGCAAGGGCCAGATCGAGGCATTCCGCGGGCGGATCATCTCCAACCCCGGCAACTACATCGCCCAGCCGACGCTGGCGCTGTCCACCACCCCCACCTTCGTGGAGGAAGGCGTGGCCCCCCGCCATGTGGACCTGCGGCCCTACTGCCTCGTCGGGGACCGGGTGGAACTGGTGCCGGGCGGGCTGACGCGCGTTGCGCTGACGGAAGGATCGCTCGTCGTGAACTCCTCGCAGGGGGGCGGGGTCAAGGATACGTGGGTGCTGGCGGAGTGA
- a CDS encoding alpha-E domain-containing protein, with product MLSRTAEKLFWIARHMERAENMARLLEVGARISLLPTVQGYRSEWDSLLQASGTADGFARKYGDPVARNIESYLFFDRDNPSSVASCLTHARENARIVRTALTTQVWDALNIAFQELGQLERTPRSELELTRLTDWVTRTAAVVRGAIMATLLRNDGFDFLNLGYALERADATARLIDVKYYVLLPRVEFVGSGLDNYQWMTLLRALSLHRAFHWSYAGDITARKIADFLILNPQNPRALITSTEAINAALDRIALAYGRQTESQTRARAMMSTLSGADVEQIFDEGMHDFISRFIGDVALLSGQIWEDYLTGDVR from the coding sequence ATGTTGAGCCGGACCGCCGAGAAACTCTTTTGGATCGCCCGCCATATGGAACGGGCGGAAAACATGGCCCGTCTGCTGGAAGTGGGGGCGCGCATCTCGCTGCTGCCCACGGTGCAGGGCTATCGCAGCGAATGGGACAGCCTGTTGCAGGCTTCGGGCACCGCCGATGGGTTCGCGCGCAAATACGGCGACCCCGTGGCGCGCAACATCGAAAGCTATCTGTTCTTCGATCGGGACAATCCCTCCTCGGTCGCGTCCTGCCTGACCCATGCCCGCGAGAACGCGCGCATCGTGCGGACCGCGTTGACGACGCAGGTCTGGGACGCGCTGAACATCGCCTTTCAGGAACTGGGCCAGCTGGAGCGCACCCCCCGGTCGGAACTGGAACTGACGCGCCTGACCGATTGGGTGACGCGCACGGCGGCGGTGGTGCGCGGGGCGATCATGGCGACGCTGCTGCGCAATGACGGGTTCGATTTCCTGAACCTCGGTTACGCGCTGGAGCGGGCGGATGCGACGGCGCGGCTGATCGACGTGAAGTATTACGTCCTGCTGCCGCGGGTGGAATTCGTCGGCTCCGGTCTCGACAACTATCAGTGGATGACGCTCTTGCGGGCGCTGTCGCTGCACCGGGCCTTCCATTGGAGCTATGCCGGCGACATCACGGCGCGCAAGATCGCCGATTTCCTGATCCTGAATCCGCAGAACCCGCGCGCCCTGATCACCAGCACCGAGGCGATCAACGCCGCCCTCGACCGGATCGCGCTGGCCTATGGCCGCCAGACCGAAAGCCAGACGCGCGCCCGCGCCATGATGTCCACGCTGAGCGGCGCGGATGTGGAGCAGATCTTCGACGAGGGGATGCACGATTTCATCAGCCGGTTCATCGGCGATGTCGCGCTTCTGTCCGGTCAGATCTGGGAAGATTACCTCACGGGGGATGTGCGATGA
- a CDS encoding transglutaminase family protein, whose translation MILTVHHVTRYSYDAPVRGLVQSHRLTPASHAGQRVIDWSVQVSNGIRGGCFRDGAGDMFESWSVTGPVTEVEVSVMGRVETSDQLGVLRGHREMVDPTCYLRDTPLTHPGGTIRALAAEAQGREPLQVAHHLAARVAEEIVWTPGATEAGTTATEALARGKGVCQDHAHTLIAAARHAGMPARYIAGYMVADGTQDAAHAWAEVFVAGLGWVGFDAANRCCPDDRYIRLASGFDAQDAAPIRGSARGGGGEVLDVTVAVHQAQQ comes from the coding sequence ATGATCCTGACGGTCCATCATGTGACGCGCTATTCCTACGATGCGCCGGTGCGCGGGCTGGTGCAGAGCCACCGGCTGACGCCCGCCAGCCATGCCGGCCAGCGGGTGATCGACTGGTCGGTGCAGGTGTCGAACGGCATCCGCGGCGGCTGTTTCCGCGACGGGGCGGGGGACATGTTCGAAAGCTGGTCCGTGACCGGCCCCGTGACGGAGGTGGAGGTGTCGGTCATGGGCCGGGTGGAAACCTCGGACCAGTTGGGCGTGCTGCGCGGCCACCGCGAGATGGTGGACCCGACCTGCTATCTGCGCGACACGCCGCTGACCCATCCGGGCGGCACGATCCGCGCCCTTGCCGCCGAGGCGCAGGGCCGCGAGCCGTTGCAGGTGGCCCATCACCTTGCCGCCCGCGTCGCCGAAGAGATCGTCTGGACCCCCGGCGCGACCGAGGCCGGCACCACCGCCACCGAGGCGCTGGCCCGCGGCAAGGGCGTCTGTCAGGACCATGCGCATACGCTGATCGCGGCGGCGCGCCATGCCGGGATGCCGGCCCGCTATATCGCGGGATACATGGTGGCCGACGGAACGCAGGATGCGGCCCATGCATGGGCCGAGGTGTTCGTGGCGGGTCTTGGCTGGGTGGGGTTCGATGCCGCGAACCGCTGCTGCCCGGATGATCGCTACATCCGCCTTGCCTCGGGGTTCGATGCGCAGGACGCGGCCCCCATCCGAGGATCGGCGCGGGGCGGCGGCGGCGAGGTTCTGGATGTGACGGTTGCGGTCCATCAGGCGCAGCAGTAG